The following coding sequences are from one Perognathus longimembris pacificus isolate PPM17 chromosome 13, ASM2315922v1, whole genome shotgun sequence window:
- the LOC125361790 gene encoding olfactory receptor 5M3-like, with protein sequence MLNFTDVTEFILLGLTSSPELQLLFFVVFLMVYIVTLVGNLGMIVLIRISPQLNSSPMYFFLSHLSFADVWFSSNVTPKMLENLVSKTKTISYNGCIVQCFLFIAFVHVEVFVLAVMAIDRYMAIGNPLLYSSRMSRTICIRLISFPYVYGFFISFISTLWTHGLYFCGNLEINHFYCADPALIKMACAGTFIKEYTMRTLAGLNFSYSLLVIIVSYIFILIAILRMRSAEGRKKAFSTCGSHLTAVTIFYGTLFFMYLRSPTEESVEQGKMVAVFYTTVIPMLNPMIYSLRNKDVKEAVTKAIHRAVLTK encoded by the coding sequence ATGCTCAATTTTACTGATGTAACGGAATTTATTCTTCTAGGATTAACCAGTAGTCCTGAGCTGCAACTCCTTTTCTTCGTGGTTTTCCTAATGGTCTACATTGTCACTTTGGTAGGGAACCTTGGCATGATTGTATTGATCCGGATTAGCCCTCAGCTGAACAGCAgccccatgtactttttcctcagCCACCTGTCTTTCGCAGACGTGTGGTTCTCATCTAACGTCACCCCTAAAATGCTGGAGAATTTGGTGTCTAAAACCAAAACCATTTCCTACAATGGCTGCATCGTGCAGTGCTTTCTCTTCATTGCATTCGTCCACGTGGAAGTCTTCGTCCTTGCTGTGATGGCCATCGACCGCTACATGGCGATTGGAAACCCACTGCTTTATAGCAGCAGGATGTCAAGGACCATCTGCATTCGGCTCATCTCTTTCCCTTACGTGTATGGCTTCTTCATCAGTTTCATTTCAACCCTGTGGACTCACGGCTTGTACTTCTGTGGGAACCTGGAGATCAACCACTTCTACTGTGCAGATCCAGCGCTCATCAAAATGGCCTGTGCGGGGACCTTCATTAAAGAATACACCATGCGCACCTTAGCCGGACTCAACTTCTCCTATTCTCTCCTGGTCATCATCGTCTCCTACATATTCATTCTTATTGCCATCCTCAGGATGCGCTCtgcagaagggagaaagaaggcctTTTCCACCTGCGGATCCCACCTGACAGCCGTCACCATCTTTTATGGAACCCTGTTCTTCATGTATCTCAGAAGCCCGACAGAAGAATCTGTAGAGCAAGGGAAGATGGTGGCTGTGTTCTACACCACAGTTATTCCCATGCTGAATCCCATGATCTACAGTCTCAGGAACAAGGATGTGAAAGAAGCCGTGACCAAAGCTATCCATAGAGCAGTTTTGACTAAGTAG